A DNA window from Anastrepha obliqua isolate idAnaObli1 chromosome 5, idAnaObli1_1.0, whole genome shotgun sequence contains the following coding sequences:
- the LOC129249352 gene encoding SPRY domain-containing SOCS box protein 3: MASDEDNNSLNSSPKRATTLAAAAAAAAASAHTSSTSTPNSANGTANVATGGVTSAQMLRRKKVMPLEHGCEDNWTWSKLYRSKEIVLSGANNRTVHFHPNWSKGTAGVQGKRPLNNGRFYWELHVSQRVFGTSIMFGIGTKQARLHANSFRNMLGENEHGWGLSHKGVLWHKGVALLYTKRFKENHPTVIGVLFDGIEGTLTYYKDGKCLGVAFRGLDKIKVPLYPIVCSTAAKTEMTLKCTRRDFVNLQDRCRAEIIKHVKTREDLVKLKLPPLITQYLSEVVNDVAPLRQVDNYDILCDF, encoded by the exons ATGGCTTCGGATGAAGACAACAATTCGTTAAACTCATCACCAAAACGTGCCACAACacttgcagcagcagcagcagcagcagcagcatcagcgCATACTTCTTCGACCTCGACCCCAAACTCAGCAAACGGCACGGCAAACGTCGCAACCGGAGGCGTTACATCTGCTCAAATGTTACGGCGAAAGAAAGTCATGCCATTGGAACATGGTTGTGAAGACAATTGGACTTGGAGTAAACTGTATCGTTCCAAGGAGATTGTTTTAAGCGGTGCCAACAATCGCACAGTGCATTTTCATCCCAACTGGAGTAAAGGTACAGCGGGTGTACAGGGCAAGCGGCCGTTGAATAATGGGCGATTCTATTGGGAATTGCATGTGTCGCAGCGTGTTTTCGGTACAAGCATTATGTTCGGTATTGGCACAAAACAGGCGC GTCTGCACGCCAACTCCTTTCGCAACATGTTGGGCGAGAACGAACACGGTTGGGGTCTATCGCACAAAGGTGTACTGTGGCACAAAGGTGTAGCGTTGCTTTACACCAAACGTTTCAAAGAGAATCATCCCACTGTCATTGGCGTACTCTTCGATGGCATTGAAGGCACGCTCACCTATTATAAAGATGGCAAATGCTTGGGTGTAGCTTTTAGAGGATTGGATAAG ATCAAAGTGCCGCTCTATCCGATAGTCTGTTCGACAGCTGCTAAAACCGAAATGACGCTAAAATGTACGCGACGTGATTTCGTAAATCTGCAAGATCGTTGTCGTGCCGAAATAATCAAACATGTGAAGACGAGAGAAGATttggtgaaattaaaattgcCGCCCCTCATCACGCAATATCTGAGTGAGGTGGTGAATGATGTGGCGCCGTTGCGGCAAGTTGACAACTATGACATTTTATGCGACTTTTAG
- the LOC129249351 gene encoding headcase protein, whose amino-acid sequence MIIVLLLLFQSLCLYCQRLVLRIHDRWINPKNSRLLKEADETSSAATRKLLLQQYHTGGLEPSKQTRKRTTTSACDEPYGACGILAEACRFCANSPQGYCRHHFHLQELELQKAQKAQHPQDGHPLQSQYRPRFWQPLCGGSSSTALEHTWAQRRHQRKVNRELKRNLKNRLCATTLQQQQQQQQQHPMQKQYQLQRQYLRRQQYEEFMRSGNAGNNSSSSSSSGSPLWDTSTSNSSSGCQSPFAAVYNVNGSLYDISTTDSGLATSIESIAYNGAEDQETVEQLSPVGGVELAPASTITTTYL is encoded by the coding sequence atgattatcgttttgttgttattgtttcaaTCACTATGTTTATACTGTCAACGCCTTGTCCTGCGTATACATGATCGATGGATCAATCCGAAGAATTCACGTCTACTCAAGGAAGCCGATGAGACATCCTCAGCCGCCACACGCAAGCTTCTGCTACAGCAATACCACACTGGAGGCTTAGAGCCCAGTAAGCAGACACGTAAACGAACTACCACATCCGCTTGCGATGAGCCATACGGTGCGTGTGGTATTTTAGCTGAGGCTTGCCGTTTCTGTGCAAACAGTCCGCAGGGTTACTGCCGTCATCATTTCCACCTGCAAGAGTTGGAATTGCAAAAAGCACAAAAAGCGCAACATCCACAAGACGGCCATCCGCTACAATCACAATATCGGCCACGTTTCTGGCAGCCACTTTGTGGTGGCAGCAGTTCTACAGCATTGGAGCATACATGGGCGCAGCGACGTCACCAACGCAAAGTGAATCGCGAATTGAAACGTAATTTGAAAAATCGATTGTGCGCTACAACgttacaacagcaacagcaacagcagcaacaacacccAATGCAAAAACAATATCAGCTACAACGACAGTATCTGAGGCGACAGCAATATGAGGAGTTTATGAGGTCAGGAAACGCCGGCAATAATAGTAGCAGCAGTTCTAGCAGTGGCAGCCCATTGTGGGATACGTCCACATCGAATTCGTCCAGCGGCTGTCAATCACCGTTCGCTGCCGTATACAATGTAAATGGCTCGCTTTATGACATTAGCACAACCGATTCTGGCTTAGCTACCTCCATAGAAAGTATTGCCTATAACGGTGCTGAGGACCAGGAAACAGTCGAGCAACTTTCGCCAGTTGGGGGTGTGGAGCTAGCGCCAGCTTCAACAATAACTACAACATACCTCTAA
- the LOC129248597 gene encoding collagen alpha-1(IV) chain, with protein MMEPHWKRLIFAATIAGALLGANAQFWKNTDTGAIYNPPSHYRDESTPPRSPIDDSYAIIETVTTNRQGPPRNCTSGTVGCIPKCFAEKGNRGFPGEAGPPGPKGMPGYPGPEGPPGDKGQKGDPGPLGPRGYKGERGVPGIPGMNGVPGVQGISGNPGSPGSPGKDGCDGQDGIPGLQGLSGMAGPRGYPGQPGVKGEKGEPAKENGDYAKGEKGEPGFAGRSGNPGPEGLQGPKGDRGDTGQYGPPGPRGERGLKGDKGAPCFAPPQPGKKGDKGEKGEPASVKHSTTQKSITGEKGERGEKGEPGIPGAKGDPGYTGETGRDGMKGEKGLPGGPGDRGRQGNFGPPGPPGQKGDRGETGLNGLAGKPGQKGEPGLPGRPGERGLLGPPGPPGGGRGSPGAPGPKGPRGYTGAPGPKGLDGVDGPPGAQGFSGPKGGPGLPGRPGVEGPPGEKGEKGNAGRTGPTGPIGPMGHTGPPGPEGQKGEPGYPGIGIVGPKGDDGTPGIPGLKGQKGERGFKGNAGAPGDSKFGRPGSPGRAGLPGQKGDQGRPGIPGQKGDMGAKGDVGGKCSSCPAGAKGDKGDRGLDGIPGTPGARGPPGAVGAPGERGADGIAGMDGPPGEKGEDGRDGMMGPEGPAGKDAIIDISLTKTEKGDKGDRGYPGPAGLKGDRGESGFPGISGAKGEIGAKGDKGYAGQPGVDGMPGNPGRDGRDGIPGLSIKGEPGRPGRDGIKGDKGTSGYPGQKGDPGSCDAAMLTVPAKGNKGDRGIPGMPGQMGPMGDKGDQGRIGPKGEMGPQGPVGPVGPRGLTGPRGEKGNPGVMGAPGNPGKDGLRGPPGRNGERGLKGEQGISVAGPPGPQGRDGLPGLKGDRGSPGAYGPPGPDGAVGYPGDKGDSGLPGPTGMAGPVGPKGDIGPLGPPGTPGPPGKPGVDGVQGRDGAKGEPGNPGWVGMPGSKGERGAPGNDGPKGFPGATGAPGKRGTPGPSGIDGMKGDKGEIGLTGNDGLTGPRGPPGAPGPMGIKGDIGPQGPPGTDGRPGLNGEKGAQGLPGFDGPQGLPGDAAEKGQKGEPGLSGLRGPEGQPGINGLPGEKGSAGVSIRGTPGAKGDKGDRGRDGIDGRDGKPGQKGEAGFPGMKGQRGDKGDMGLSGAPGAPGIDGRPGETGAPGPVGYTGAKGEKGDYGYQGVQGVKGDKGATGIPGLDGLPGPKGERGFPGANGIDAQPITIKGDKGEMGEFGVVGLPGPMGLKGNQGIPGLRGQKGERGLTGPLGMPGLAGEPGLKGDQGPAGEPGAPGPAIKGEKGLPGRSGKNGREGAPGVIGQKGEKGLPGLAGMPGLVGLPGPVGPPGLKGERGPMGLPGRDGADGLPGAPGLKGDMGFTGPKGERGLTGFEGQKGDKGEQGLPGPQGLPGLNGMKGDRGYPGMDGLPGPVGAPGEKGATGPKGRDGRDGTPGARGQKGEPGLLPPPGPKGEPGHPGRDGEKGDRGAPGPRGLIGLQGERGEKGEMGLTGRIGQIGRPGPKGEQGLPGPPGRDGAPGLIGIQGEAGAACTAAQDYLTGILLVKHSQSEETPRCPLGQIELWTGFSMLYVDGNDYAHNQDLGSAGSCVRRFSTLPVMSCGQNNICNYASRNDKTFWLSTSAPIPMMPINNEEISKYISRCVVCEAPANVIAVHSQSLTIPDCPYGWESLWIGYSFVMHTAVGNGGGGQALASPGSCLEDFRATPFIECNGGKGHCHFYETMTSFWLVTVENNEQFQRPAMQTLKAGNLLQRVSRCTVCIKNST; from the exons GCTAATTTTCGCCGCTACAATAGCTGGAGCGTTACTTGGCGCAAATGCG caattttggaaaaataccgACACGGGTGCAATTTATAATCCACCCAGCCATTATAGAGATGAATCAACGCCTCCACGTTCACCAATCGATGATAGTTATGCGATTATCGAAACTGTGACCACAAATCGTCAAGGACCTCCTCGAAATTGTACATCCGGCACAGTTGGTTGTATCCCAAAATGTTTTGCTGAGAAGGGTAACCGCGGTTTTCCCGGTGAAGCTGGTCCACCCGGTCCGAAAGGCATGCCTGGGTATCCTGGTCCCGAAGGTCCACCCGGCGATAAGGGCCAAAAAGGTGATCCCGGTCCATTAGGTCCACGCGGCTATAAAGGTGAACGAGGTGTACCCGGCATTCCTGGTATGAATGGCGTACCCGGTGTACAGGGTATCTCAGGCAATCCTGGCTCCCCTGGATCACCTGGCAAAGATGGTTGTGACGGCCAAGATGGTATACCCGGTCTGCAAGGTCTGAGTGGTATGGCTGGTCCACGTGGTTATCCGGGTCAGCCTGGTGTTAAGGGTGAAAAGGGTGAACCTGCAAAGGAAAATGGTGATTATGCTAAAGGTGAAAAGGGTGAACCTGGTTTCGCTGGACGCTCTGGCAACCCAGGTCCCGAAGGTCTACAAGGTCCTAAAGGTGATCGTGGTGATACTGGACAGTATGGTCCACCTGGTCCACGTGGTGAACGCGGTTTGAAGGGTGATAAAGGTGCGCCATGCTTTGCCCCTCCACAACCTGGCAAGAAAGGTGACAAGGGTGAAAAGGGAGAGCCCGCTTCTGTGAAACATTCGACGACGCAAAAAAGCATTACCGGAGAAAAGGGCGAAAGGGGTGAGAAAGGAGAACCAGGTATACCTGGAGCGAAAGGTGATCCGGGTTATACTGGCGAGACTGGTCGTGATGGTATGAAGGGTGAAAAAGGTTTGCCTGGCGGTCCAGGTGATAGA GGACGTCAAGGTAATTTCGGACCCCCTGGCCCACCTGGTCAAAAGGGTGATCGTGGTGAAACTGGATTAAACGGTTTGGCTGGTAAGCCTGGTCAAAAGGGTGAACCGGGTCTTCCTGGCAGACCCGGTGAGCGCGGTTTACTTGGACCTCCAGGTCCACCGGGTGGTGGTCGAGGCTCTCCTGGTGCACCTGGCCCCAAAGGTCCCCGTGGTTACACTGGTGCTCCTGGTCCCAAGGGGTTAGATGGTGTTGACGGTCCTCCTGGTGCACAAGGTTTTTCTGGACCTAAAGGTGGTCCAGGTTTACCTGGCCGCCCTGGTGTTGAAGGTCCCCCTGGCGAGAAAGGTGAAAAGGGTAATGCAGGTCGCACAGGTCCTACTGGTCCCATTGGTCCCATGGGTCATACTGGTCCACCAGGTCCAGAAGGTCAAAAGGGTGAGCCCGGATATCCTGGTATTGGTATTGTGGGTCCTAAAGGTGATGACGGCACACCTGG TATTCCCGGATTAAAAGGTCAAAAAGGTGAACGAGGTTTCAAAGGTAACGCTGGTGCCCCAGGAGATTCGAAATTTGGGCGTCCAGGTTCTCCTGGACGTGCTGGATTACCTGGCCAGAAAGGTGATCAAGGGCGCCCTGGTATTCCCGGACAAAAAGGTGACATGGGTGCCAAGGGTGATGTAGGCGGTAAATGCTCGTCCTGTCCTGCTGGTGCTAAAGGTGATAAAGGTGATCGCGGCTTGGACGGTATTCCTGGAACACCCGGTGCACGAGGTCCTCCTGGAGCTGTTGGTGCCCCTGGCGAACGTGGCGCTGATGGAATTGCTGGTATGGATGGACCTCCTGGCGAAAAAGGTGAAGATGGCAGAGACGGAATGATGGGACCTGAAGGTCCCGCTGGTAAAGATGCGATAATCGACATAAGTCTTACCAAAACTGAGAAGGGAGATAAAGGTGACAGAGGCTATCCTGGACCAGCTGGTTTGAAGGGAGACCGTGGTGAATCTGGTTTTCCTGGTATTAGTGGTGCCAAAGGAGAAATAGGTGCTAAAGGTGATAAGGGTTATGCTGGTCAGCCTGGTGTGGATGGTATGCCTGGAAACCCAGGACGCGATGGACGCGATGGTATCCCCGGTTTAAGCATAAAGGGTGAACCTGGTCGCCCAGGTCGTGATGGAATTAAGGGTGACAAAGGAACCTCCGGATATCCTGGGCAAAAGGGTGATCCTGGAAGCTGTGACGCCGCCATGTTAACAGTTCCCGCCAAGGGAAATAAAGGTGATCGAGGAATACCTGGAATGCCTGGTCAAATGGGTCCCATGGGCGACAAGGGTGACCAAGGACGTATTGGACCGAAAGGTGAAATGGGTCCACAAGGTCCCGTAGGCCCTGTAGGTCCACGCGGTTTGACAGGTCCACGCGGAGAGAAAGGCAATCCAGGTGTTATGGGTGCTCCTGGAAACCCTGGTAAAGATGGATTAAGAGGACCTCCTGGCAGAAACGGAGAACGTGGACTAAAAGGTGAACAAGGTATCTCTGTTGCTGGTCCACCAGGACCGCAAGGTCGTGATGGCTTACCTGGCCTGAAAGGTGATCGTGGTTCTCCTGGCGCGTACGGCCCACCGGGTCCAGATGGAGCTGTGGGTTATCCGGGCGACAAAGGTGATTCTGGTTTGCCTGGACCCACTGGTATGGCTGGACCTGTTGGTCCTAAAGGTGATATTGGTCCACTTGGGCCACCCGGAACTCCCGGTCCACCTGGTAAGCCTGGTGTAGATGGTGTACAAGGACGTGATGGAGCAAAGGGCGAACCTGGCAATCCTGGTTGGGTTGGTATGCCCGGATCTAAGGGCGAACGCGGTGCCCCTGGTAACGATGGACCCAAAGGCTTCCCTGGCGCTACTGGAGCCCCTGGAAAACGTGGTACTCCTGGTCCCTCTGGCATAGATG GCATGAAGGGAGACAAGGGTGAAATCGGCTTAACTGGCAATGATGGTTTAACTGGACCTCGAGGACCTCCCGGTGCCCCTGGCCCAATGGGAATTAAAGGTGATATTGGTCCACAAGGTCCACCTGGAACTGATGGTCGTCCTGGATTGAATGGCGAAAAGGGTGCTCAAGGCTTGCCTGGTTTTGACGGTCCACAAGGTTTACCCGGTGACGCTGCGGAGAAAGGGCAAAAGGGTGAGCCGGGTCTGTCTGGTTTACGCGGTCCTGAAGGACAACCGGGTATAAATGGTTTGCCTGGCGAAAAAGGTTCCGCGGGAGTGTCCATTCGTGGAACCCCTGGAGCCAAGGGTGATAAAGGTGATCGTGGCCGGGATGGTATCGATGGACGTGATGGCAAGCCTGGACAGAAGGGTGAAGCTGGATTCCCTGGTATGAAAGGACAAAGAGGTGATAAGGGGGATATGGGCCTATCGGGTGCCCCAGGTGCTCCTGGCATAGATGGAAGACCCGGAGAGACAGGCGCACCTGGTCCAGTTGGGTATACTGGCGCTAAGGGAGAGAAAGGGGACTATGGTTATCAAGGAGTACAGGGTGTAAAAGGTGACAAGGGTGCTACTGGTATACCTGGTTTAGATGGACTTCCTGGGCCAAAAGGTGAACGTGGTTTTCCTGGTGCAAACGGAATTGATGCTCAGCCAATAACCATTAAGGGAGATAAAGGAGAAATGGGTGAATTCGGAGTGGTTGGCTTGCCTGGTCCTATGGGCCTTAAGGGTAATCAAGGTATACCGGGATTAAGAGGACAAAAAGGAGAACGTGGACTAACTGGTCCTCTGGGCATGCCTGGTTTGGCTGGTGAACCTGGTCTTAAGGGTGATCAAGGTCCTGCTGGCGAGCCTGGAGCACCTGGGCCTGCCATCAAGGGTGAAAAAGGTCTGCCCGGAAGGTCTGGAAAGAACGGTCGTgaag GTGCCCCTGGTGTAATTGGACAAAAGGGCGAAAAGGGTCTTCCTGGCCTCGCTGGTATGCCCGGTTTGGTTGGCTTGCCTGGCCCTGTTGGTCCACCTGGCTTAAAAGGCGAACGGGGCCCCATGGGACTTCCTGGACGTGACGGCGCTGATGGCTTGCCTGGAGCTCCTGGTCTCAAGGGTGATATGGGTTTCACAGGTCCCAAAGGAGAGCGCGGTTTAACTGGATTTGAAGGCCAAAAGGGTGACAAGGGTGAACAAGGCTTACCTGGACCACAAGGTTTACCAGGTTTGAACGGAATGAAAGGTGATCGCGGCTATCCAGGTATGGATGGATTACCTGGACCTGTGGGTGCGCCTGGTGAAAAGGGTGCGACCGGACCTAAAGGTCGCGATGGACGAGATGGCACGCCTGGAGCGCGTGGTCAAAAGGGTGAACCTGGCCTACTACCACCACCAGGACCTAAAGGTGAACCTGGACACCCAGGTCGCGATGGCGAGAAAGGAGATCGCGGTGCACCTGGACCACGTGGTTTGATTGGCTTACAAGGCGAACGTGGCGAGAAAGGTGAAATGGGCTTAACTGGTCGGATTGGACAAATCGGACGACCAGGACCTAAAGGTGAACAAGGCTTGCCTGGACCACCAGGACGTGACGGTGCTCCCGGCCTGATAGGTATACAAGGTGAAGCCGGTGCAGCGTGCACAGCAGCACAAGACTACCTTACCGGCATACTGCTGGTCAAGCACAGTCAATCCGAAGAGACACCACGTTGCCCGCTGGGCCAAATCGAACTATGGACAGGCTTTTCCATGTTGTACGTAGACGGCAACGACTATGCGCACAATCAAGATCTCGGCTCTGCTGGTTCCTGTGTGCGTCGCTTCTCAACACTGCCAGTGATGTCATGCGGCCAGAACAACATTTGCAATTATGCATCGAGAAACGATAAGACCTTCTGGCTATCAACATCAGCCCCCATTCCTATGATGCCCATTAATAACGAAGAAATCAGCAAATATATTTCGCGCTGTGTGGTCTGCGAGGCCCCAGCGAACGTGATCGCTGTACACAGCCAGTCGCTAACAATTCCCGACTGCCCCTACGGATGGGAAAGCCTATGGATAGGCTACAGCTTCGTAATG CACACTGCCGTAGGTAATGGCGGCGGTGGTCAGGCGTTGGCATCGCCCGGTTCTTGTCTGGAAGACTTCCGCGCCACTCCATTCATTGAGTGTAATGGCGGTAAAGGTCACTGCCACTTCTACGAAACAATGACCAGCTTCTGGCTGGTCACAGTCGAGAACAACGAACAGTTCCAACGCCCCGCAATGCAAACACTCAAAGCCGGCAATTTGCTGCAACGAGTATCTAGATGTACAgtctgtataaaaaattcaacataA